A portion of the Wolbachia endosymbiont of Oedothorax gibbosus genome contains these proteins:
- a CDS encoding SURF1 family protein yields MLKKIVFILMIPCSLLFLLGLWQVFRLNWKNNIIKSMSLPVVHLLPNDDLAQFNYRHIKIDGILSDIELYVFAGQHGYHVLSPMLLTTGNYMLVNKGIVKEKKEERAKIEKVAAGGVLYCNSSKSKNWFIKNDTASNTWFTLSTEEISNELGIKLEKCVLWPNNFGSKLAIQPMKHLEYAITWFALSLTWLIMCVIYHRQNLNKA; encoded by the coding sequence GTGTTAAAAAAAATAGTATTTATTTTAATGATACCTTGCTCACTTCTTTTTTTATTAGGATTATGGCAAGTATTCAGATTGAACTGGAAGAATAATATTATTAAAAGTATGAGTCTTCCAGTTGTTCATCTATTGCCCAATGATGATCTTGCGCAATTTAACTACAGGCACATCAAGATCGATGGGATTCTAAGTGACATAGAACTATATGTTTTTGCAGGACAACATGGCTATCATGTGTTGTCTCCTATGCTACTTACTACTGGAAATTATATGCTAGTGAACAAAGGAATAGTTAAAGAAAAAAAAGAGGAAAGAGCAAAAATTGAAAAAGTAGCTGCAGGTGGAGTTTTATATTGCAATAGCAGTAAAAGCAAAAATTGGTTTATCAAGAACGATACTGCTTCGAATACATGGTTTACCTTAAGTACAGAGGAAATTTCCAATGAGTTAGGTATTAAGCTAGAGAAGTGTGTATTATGGCCGAACAATTTTGGTAGCAAATTAGCTATACAGCCAATGAAGCATTTGGAATATGCAATCACTTGGTTTGCACTTTCCTTAACTTGGTTGATTATGTGCGTAATTTACCATAGGCAAAACCTCAATAAAGCTTGA
- the bfr gene encoding bacterioferritin produces the protein MNEEIVKYLNKLLTNELTSVRQYLLHFAVLQNNGINRFAEKVKNELNEELEHASKLAERILLLKGVPNFQDTNEISKYDGKFTKDTIRKILEANLKLEGKGIKDIKETISIAEKEKDFVSVMLLEEMLENEEEHFHWIEKQIDIIELMGVENYLRTQI, from the coding sequence ATGAATGAAGAGATAGTAAAATATTTGAATAAATTATTGACCAATGAGCTGACTTCTGTACGCCAGTACCTTTTACATTTTGCAGTCCTCCAAAACAATGGAATTAATAGATTTGCAGAAAAGGTAAAAAATGAGCTTAACGAAGAACTTGAACATGCAAGCAAGTTGGCAGAAAGGATTTTGTTGCTTAAAGGTGTACCAAATTTTCAAGATACAAATGAAATATCAAAGTATGATGGAAAGTTTACAAAAGACACAATACGGAAAATCTTAGAAGCTAATTTGAAATTAGAGGGAAAAGGTATTAAGGATATCAAAGAAACGATTTCTATCGCTGAGAAAGAAAAAGATTTTGTTAGTGTAATGTTATTAGAAGAGATGTTAGAAAATGAAGAAGAGCATTTCCATTGGATTGAGAAACAGATCGATATTATTGAACTAATGGGTGTTGAAAACTATTTAAGAACACAAATATAG
- a CDS encoding RDD family protein — translation MTEIASIQRRLCAYLIDVAILLIPTLLIILLLEDSPLILHLSYMCVNCSYFTYFISSKTQATPGQQLMNIYTINLDDSKIDLNLAFDRSTSQFFLPLLNSVVVVLTEFLQDQEVLVNVLSALKVIIVLLTLYWYLVACFSKKKQTYHDMLFNTVVIKGTIK, via the coding sequence ATGACAGAGATTGCCAGTATACAAAGGCGCCTTTGCGCATATTTAATAGATGTAGCAATTTTATTAATTCCAACTTTATTAATTATACTGCTATTAGAGGATTCTCCGTTGATCTTACATCTATCATACATGTGTGTAAATTGTAGTTACTTCACATATTTTATATCTTCAAAGACCCAAGCAACTCCAGGTCAACAGTTAATGAATATATATACTATCAATTTAGATGATTCTAAAATAGACTTGAATTTAGCGTTTGACAGAAGCACTTCCCAGTTTTTTCTTCCTTTGTTAAACAGTGTAGTAGTTGTCCTTACTGAATTTTTGCAAGATCAGGAGGTATTAGTGAATGTCTTGAGCGCATTGAAAGTAATTATAGTGCTGCTCACTCTCTATTGGTATCTAGTTGCTTGCTTCTCTAAGAAAAAACAGACATACCACGACATGCTATTTAATACGGTTGTTATCAAAGGAACTATTAAATGA
- a CDS encoding HAD family hydrolase: protein MKNSPLAVVFDWDNTLVDTQDNIFNAIKHTINSMGYSNRAADRNSHESRKSYMVNLFGDQWKKANQIYQQYLDDALLQNIALNQGVEKMLQTLKSHNIYLAIVSNKKNTNLREEVTYFKLDSYFERVVGSCDTAEDKPSATPLLFALEESTLPINRENVFFVGDSITDVLCAQNANCLPIIYGQSISGYEDLLCFQHFDKLTDFIIKYLEDR, encoded by the coding sequence ATGAAAAATAGCCCATTAGCAGTAGTATTCGATTGGGATAATACCTTAGTTGACACTCAAGATAATATTTTTAATGCTATTAAGCATACCATAAATTCAATGGGGTATAGTAATAGAGCTGCTGATAGAAATTCCCATGAGTCGAGAAAGAGCTATATGGTCAATTTATTTGGCGATCAGTGGAAAAAAGCAAATCAGATATATCAACAATATTTAGATGATGCACTATTGCAAAACATCGCTCTGAATCAAGGAGTAGAGAAAATGTTGCAGACACTGAAAAGCCACAATATTTATCTAGCAATAGTAAGTAATAAGAAAAATACTAATTTACGTGAAGAAGTTACCTATTTTAAACTGGATTCTTACTTTGAAAGAGTGGTTGGGTCATGCGATACCGCAGAAGATAAACCATCTGCAACCCCACTACTATTTGCACTAGAAGAGAGTACGTTGCCTATAAATAGAGAAAACGTGTTTTTTGTTGGTGATAGCATCACAGATGTTCTGTGTGCGCAAAATGCCAATTGTTTACCTATTATATACGGCCAATCAATCAGCGGTTATGAAGATTTGTTATGTTTTCAACATTTTGATAAACTTACAGATTTTATAATAAAGTATTTAGAAGATAGGTAA
- the carB gene encoding carbamoyl-phosphate synthase large subunit — MPKRTDIESILVIGAGPIVIGQACEFDYSGTQSCKVLKSEGYKVILVNSNPATIMTDPEFSDATYIEPVLPEIIEKIIIKERPDAILPTMGGQTALNCAIKLADDGVLDKYNVELIGVNKEAIKKAEDRESFRQSMDKIGLKYPKSIIIKNQERIKEALDYIGLPAIIRSSFTLGGTGSGIAYNKEEFFNIAESALKISPINEVQIDESIIGWKEYEMEVIRDCKDNCIIICSIENVDPMGVHTGDSITVAPALTLRDAEYQQMRNASIAVLREIDVSAGGANVQFAVNPKEDGSLVVIEMNPRVSRSSALASKATGYPIAKVVTKLAIGYSLDEIRNDCAPIIPAAFEPVIDYIVTKIPRFEFEKFKGTNCELSTSMKSVGEVMSIGRTFNESLQKAFRSLETDLTGLDEVFPGNIDIDHVKSQLAKLLPNRLLIAADAMRHGISIEEINSITGYDLWFLQNMQQIILAEQKIKENGLPETACEILELKKMGFSDARLAKLSNKKVEQIEAIRKRFGIKQVYKRVDTCAAEFESSTAYMYGCYEGDVENKTECEANISDREKVVILGSGPNRIGQGIEFDYACVHAASAAKEMGYETIMINCNPETVSTDYDTADRLYFAPLIAEDVLEILSKEQENGILVGVIVQIGGQTPLKLAKVLNERGFKILGTSFDSIDLAEDRMRFKNLALQLNLKQPESSICHSVEEALTNAEKVGFPLVVRPSYVLGGQSMSIRHDTQSFKEYVLNQTKIFEHGSLLLDKFLVNAVEVDVDAVCDGEKVFIAAVMEHIEEAGIHSGDSTCSIPTNTLSDEVIKEIELQTERIALALKVKGLINIQFAVQESDVYILEVNLRASRTVPFISKVINIPIAKLATQVILGKKLNQGNKPFNHFAVKAAVFPFTRFAGVDTLLGPEMKSTGEVMGIDSSFEAALAKVHMAAGYKLPTEGAALVSVKDDDKEYILPVVRMLKELSFEIYATKGTALYLNNNSIAAKAVNKVREGRPHIVDMLKDGKINLVINTSKGVKSVSDSKDIRRTAILQNIAYSTTASGSKALVLAIQYVKNSKLEVKSLQQIQNI, encoded by the coding sequence ATGCCGAAACGCACAGATATAGAATCTATATTAGTAATAGGAGCAGGCCCAATAGTTATAGGTCAGGCATGCGAGTTTGATTATTCAGGAACTCAAAGTTGCAAGGTATTAAAGAGCGAAGGCTATAAAGTCATTTTGGTTAACTCCAACCCTGCAACTATAATGACAGATCCTGAGTTTTCTGATGCAACATATATTGAGCCGGTGCTGCCTGAAATCATAGAGAAAATTATAATTAAGGAGAGGCCAGATGCAATATTGCCAACAATGGGTGGGCAAACAGCACTCAATTGTGCAATAAAACTTGCAGATGATGGAGTGTTAGACAAATACAACGTAGAATTAATAGGGGTAAATAAAGAAGCAATAAAAAAAGCAGAGGATAGAGAGTCATTCCGCCAATCCATGGATAAAATAGGACTGAAATACCCCAAAAGTATCATTATAAAAAATCAAGAACGAATAAAAGAGGCTTTGGATTACATTGGATTACCAGCAATTATCCGCTCGTCATTCACTCTTGGTGGCACAGGTAGTGGCATAGCATATAATAAAGAGGAGTTTTTTAACATTGCAGAAAGTGCTCTTAAAATTTCGCCAATAAATGAAGTTCAGATAGATGAATCAATTATTGGCTGGAAAGAATATGAAATGGAAGTTATCCGCGACTGTAAAGATAACTGCATAATAATCTGTTCAATAGAAAATGTTGATCCAATGGGAGTGCACACCGGAGATAGTATCACAGTTGCTCCTGCTTTGACTCTGCGTGATGCTGAATATCAACAGATGAGAAATGCATCTATAGCAGTGCTAAGAGAAATTGATGTTAGTGCCGGCGGTGCAAATGTTCAGTTTGCAGTGAATCCTAAAGAAGATGGAAGCCTCGTTGTAATTGAAATGAATCCAAGGGTTTCTCGCTCTTCTGCACTTGCTTCAAAAGCAACCGGCTATCCTATTGCAAAAGTTGTAACTAAACTTGCTATTGGCTATTCGCTCGATGAAATACGTAACGACTGTGCTCCAATAATACCAGCAGCATTCGAACCAGTGATTGATTATATCGTCACTAAAATTCCTCGATTTGAGTTTGAAAAATTTAAGGGAACGAATTGTGAATTATCAACCTCCATGAAATCAGTGGGAGAAGTAATGTCGATCGGCCGCACTTTTAATGAGTCACTGCAGAAAGCTTTTCGTTCACTTGAAACTGATCTTACAGGACTTGATGAAGTATTTCCTGGGAACATTGATATTGATCACGTAAAATCTCAATTAGCAAAATTGCTGCCAAACAGATTACTGATTGCTGCTGACGCAATGCGCCACGGAATTAGCATAGAAGAAATAAATTCGATTACAGGATATGACTTATGGTTTCTGCAAAATATGCAGCAAATTATATTAGCTGAACAAAAAATCAAGGAAAACGGCCTTCCTGAGACTGCATGTGAAATATTAGAACTAAAAAAGATGGGATTCTCGGATGCAAGGTTGGCAAAGTTAAGCAACAAGAAAGTAGAGCAGATTGAAGCAATAAGAAAAAGATTTGGCATTAAACAAGTTTATAAACGTGTAGACACCTGTGCAGCTGAGTTTGAATCGAGCACTGCTTATATGTATGGCTGCTATGAGGGTGATGTTGAAAATAAAACGGAATGTGAGGCAAATATTTCTGACCGAGAAAAGGTTGTCATTTTAGGAAGTGGTCCAAACCGCATTGGTCAAGGTATTGAATTTGATTATGCATGCGTACATGCAGCTTCTGCCGCCAAAGAAATGGGATATGAAACAATAATGATCAACTGTAATCCAGAAACCGTCTCAACTGATTATGATACCGCTGATCGTTTATATTTTGCCCCACTCATTGCAGAGGATGTGCTTGAAATACTAAGTAAAGAGCAAGAAAATGGCATACTAGTAGGTGTCATAGTTCAAATAGGTGGTCAAACACCTTTAAAGTTAGCCAAAGTGCTTAACGAGAGAGGTTTCAAAATTCTGGGAACTTCGTTTGATTCTATTGACCTTGCAGAAGATCGCATGAGGTTTAAAAATCTTGCTTTGCAACTTAATTTAAAACAACCTGAAAGTTCTATCTGCCATTCAGTAGAAGAAGCGTTAACCAACGCAGAAAAGGTGGGGTTTCCACTAGTAGTCAGGCCATCATATGTCCTCGGCGGTCAGTCTATGTCAATTAGACACGATACTCAGAGCTTTAAAGAGTATGTCTTGAATCAAACCAAAATTTTTGAACACGGATCGCTGCTTCTTGATAAATTTTTAGTCAATGCAGTTGAGGTTGACGTTGATGCTGTGTGTGATGGGGAAAAAGTTTTCATTGCAGCGGTCATGGAGCATATTGAAGAAGCTGGTATTCACTCTGGCGATTCAACATGCTCAATACCGACAAATACATTGAGTGACGAAGTAATAAAAGAGATCGAGCTCCAAACTGAAAGAATAGCATTAGCATTAAAAGTGAAAGGTCTGATAAACATTCAGTTTGCTGTTCAAGAGAGTGATGTATACATACTTGAAGTGAATTTAAGGGCTAGCCGTACAGTTCCTTTTATTTCCAAGGTAATCAATATTCCTATTGCAAAGCTTGCCACTCAGGTTATTTTGGGTAAAAAATTGAATCAGGGAAACAAGCCTTTCAATCATTTTGCAGTTAAAGCTGCTGTTTTTCCATTTACCCGCTTTGCAGGAGTTGATACTTTACTTGGTCCTGAAATGAAATCAACAGGAGAAGTAATGGGAATTGATTCATCTTTCGAAGCTGCACTTGCAAAAGTGCACATGGCTGCAGGATACAAGTTACCAACAGAAGGAGCAGCTCTGGTTTCAGTAAAAGATGATGATAAAGAGTATATATTGCCTGTTGTACGAATGTTGAAAGAACTGAGTTTTGAAATATATGCCACCAAAGGCACGGCTTTGTATCTGAACAATAACAGTATTGCTGCAAAAGCTGTAAATAAAGTGAGAGAAGGCAGACCCCACATAGTTGATATGCTCAAAGATGGAAAAATAAATCTAGTGATCAATACCTCAAAAGGTGTGAAATCAGTCTCAGATAGCAAAGATATCAGGAGAACTGCTATTTTACAAAATATAGCTTATAGCACCACAGCTTCTGGGAGTAAAGCGTTAGTGCTTGCAATTCAATATGTAAAGAATAGCAAATTGGAAGTGAAATCATTACAGCAGATACAAAACATTTAA